The following proteins are encoded in a genomic region of Spirosoma sp. SC4-14:
- a CDS encoding TetR/AcrR family transcriptional regulator, protein MNCTPFKSTEEKIREAAKRVFLEKGFDGATSRDIADAAGINIALTNYYFRSKEKLFMSIFEEMLQLFFNGMVDIMNKPISLREKITELIEHDFQLLKKNPSLAIFIMNEIHRDPDRMASSLGVMKQIHHSLFEEQLQQEIKRGNVRPIKAIHLMPMIFCNIQFLFIGKAMHMKMWQMDEDDFEKFANEHKALVTDMVTTYIFEFEKA, encoded by the coding sequence ATGAACTGTACCCCTTTTAAATCGACCGAAGAGAAGATACGGGAAGCCGCCAAGCGGGTCTTTCTGGAAAAGGGGTTCGATGGAGCTACCTCGCGGGATATTGCCGATGCCGCGGGTATTAACATTGCACTGACCAACTACTATTTCCGTAGTAAAGAAAAACTGTTTATGAGCATTTTTGAAGAAATGCTTCAGTTGTTCTTCAACGGAATGGTCGATATTATGAACAAACCGATCAGCCTCCGGGAAAAAATTACCGAACTGATCGAACACGATTTTCAGTTGCTGAAGAAAAACCCGAGTCTGGCGATTTTCATTATGAATGAAATTCACCGCGACCCCGATCGGATGGCAAGCAGTCTTGGTGTAATGAAACAGATTCACCACTCGCTGTTCGAAGAGCAGCTTCAGCAGGAAATTAAGCGGGGCAACGTTCGGCCAATCAAAGCCATTCATCTAATGCCGATGATCTTTTGCAACATACAGTTTCTGTTTATTGGCAAGGCCATGCACATGAAAATGTGGCAAATGGATGAGGATGACTTCGAAAAGTTTGCCAACGAACACAAAGCCCTGGTTACCGACATGGTCACCACCTATATTTTTGAATTCGAGAAGGCGTAA
- a CDS encoding TolC family protein: MKTVQWYLSASLLLVSSLARAQNLTLEQLIDKALTNNYSVQSSKLDELKTEAQIAEVKAGARPQVNLTGDYKRYLKIPGQVIPASVFGGPEGTYSAVAFGLPYNLSTSVQATQPIYSQSLLIATKAAKASRDLSALQTQKTKEDVAYNVSATYYNLQTTAQQIAFLRSNLAATERLIRITDLRRQNQLAQGIDVDRLQLSKTASQTQIESLQATYNQLLNSLKYLTGTPQTDSLQVQTAIEESIPVAPGNEYTINRTDLQLLDQQKLINGLEQRNIKAGFVPSVSAYGVANSSVYAIGGDNSYIKNLPGYWVGLQLNWNVFDGLARKAKLGQKRIDDQKLDVQTRQVRESISMDIANARNKFLVEQQNLTTNRGQVALAEKVYTQTQLQFKEGTVDLTEVVQAENSLRDAQNTYLTTLVNLRTAELDWKKATGSLISR; the protein is encoded by the coding sequence ATGAAAACCGTTCAATGGTACCTATCGGCCAGTTTGTTACTGGTCTCTTCTCTAGCGAGAGCGCAGAACTTAACGCTTGAACAATTAATAGATAAAGCACTAACTAACAACTATAGTGTGCAATCGTCTAAACTGGATGAATTAAAAACAGAAGCCCAGATTGCCGAAGTGAAAGCAGGGGCCAGACCACAGGTCAACCTAACGGGCGACTACAAACGGTACCTTAAAATTCCGGGGCAGGTTATTCCGGCATCGGTTTTTGGCGGGCCCGAAGGCACCTACTCAGCCGTAGCGTTTGGCCTTCCCTACAACCTCTCAACATCGGTCCAGGCAACCCAACCCATTTATAGTCAATCACTTCTGATTGCCACCAAAGCGGCCAAAGCCAGCCGCGACCTGTCGGCGCTGCAAACCCAGAAGACGAAAGAAGATGTTGCCTACAACGTGTCGGCTACGTACTACAACCTCCAGACAACCGCTCAACAGATCGCTTTTCTGCGTAGCAACCTGGCTGCTACCGAACGTCTGATTCGGATAACAGATCTTCGTCGGCAAAACCAACTGGCGCAGGGTATCGACGTCGACCGGCTCCAACTGAGTAAAACAGCCTCGCAAACCCAGATTGAATCACTTCAGGCAACCTATAATCAGTTGCTTAATTCGCTCAAATACCTCACCGGCACTCCCCAAACCGATTCGTTGCAGGTTCAGACCGCCATTGAAGAAAGTATTCCGGTAGCGCCTGGCAACGAATACACCATCAACCGGACCGATTTACAACTGCTCGATCAGCAAAAGTTGATCAATGGCCTTGAACAACGAAACATTAAAGCCGGTTTTGTGCCATCGGTTTCGGCCTATGGTGTGGCCAACAGTTCGGTATATGCCATTGGGGGCGATAACTCCTACATCAAAAATCTGCCAGGTTACTGGGTAGGGCTTCAATTGAACTGGAACGTATTCGACGGGCTGGCCCGCAAAGCCAAACTCGGTCAGAAACGCATCGACGATCAAAAGCTGGATGTACAAACGCGGCAGGTTCGCGAGTCGATTTCAATGGATATTGCCAATGCCCGCAACAAATTTCTGGTCGAACAACAGAACCTGACAACCAACCGGGGGCAGGTTGCTCTGGCCGAAAAAGTCTATACGCAAACGCAGCTACAGTTTAAGGAAGGTACGGTTGATTTGACCGAAGTAGTACAGGCCGAAAACTCCCTCCGCGATGCACAAAATACATACCTAACCACGCTGGTCAATCTTCGCACGGCCGAACTCGACTGGAAAAAAGCCACTGGCAGTCTGATTAGCCGGTAA
- a CDS encoding efflux RND transporter periplasmic adaptor subunit, whose protein sequence is MKRIVVLLAIVSTLGLTAWTLINNKKEVEAKVYKPNPDQKVGVRTAVAELRNLSQESEFLGSFAANREIEIRPQAGGQIVQLPIVEGQLVGAGKLIAKLDDEQLRYQIEGLQVTLEGYQNDLKRYENLVKGDATPAVNLERTQLNIRATQAQIKQLQKQLDNTTITAPFSGIVTEKMVEKGSVVSIGSPIAKVTDISSVKLVVDVPEKAINHFRVGQSLAISTEVYPDAQFTGRVTLIGAQGDAAHNYPVEITVNNSGKNLLRAGMYGTIANTSQVKGQTLTVPRQAIIGSEKQPQVYVIEDGKSILKSVKIGATTNDYYEITDGLKAGDRVVTSGQINLQNGTAVVAQ, encoded by the coding sequence ATGAAACGAATCGTTGTATTACTTGCCATTGTGTCTACGCTGGGACTAACCGCCTGGACACTCATTAACAACAAAAAAGAAGTCGAAGCGAAGGTCTACAAACCCAATCCCGATCAGAAAGTGGGCGTTCGGACTGCCGTTGCCGAACTTCGGAATCTATCGCAGGAATCTGAATTTCTGGGTTCTTTTGCCGCCAATCGTGAAATCGAAATCCGTCCCCAGGCGGGTGGCCAGATCGTTCAGCTTCCAATTGTGGAAGGCCAGTTAGTGGGAGCCGGAAAGCTGATTGCCAAACTGGACGATGAGCAACTCCGTTACCAGATTGAAGGTCTTCAGGTTACGCTGGAAGGCTACCAAAATGACCTTAAGCGCTACGAAAATCTGGTAAAGGGCGATGCCACACCGGCTGTTAATCTGGAACGTACGCAATTAAATATTCGCGCTACGCAGGCCCAGATCAAACAACTTCAGAAGCAACTTGACAACACGACCATTACGGCACCCTTTTCGGGTATCGTTACCGAAAAAATGGTTGAAAAAGGCTCGGTCGTATCCATCGGATCGCCCATTGCCAAGGTTACCGATATTTCGTCGGTGAAGCTGGTAGTCGATGTACCCGAAAAAGCCATAAATCATTTCCGCGTTGGTCAGTCGCTGGCCATTTCGACCGAAGTTTATCCTGATGCTCAGTTTACAGGTCGTGTTACGCTGATTGGTGCTCAGGGCGATGCCGCTCACAATTATCCGGTTGAAATCACCGTCAATAATTCGGGGAAAAATCTGCTGCGGGCTGGTATGTACGGCACCATTGCCAACACCAGTCAGGTGAAAGGGCAAACCCTAACCGTTCCTCGGCAGGCGATCATCGGCTCCGAAAAGCAGCCTCAGGTTTATGTAATCGAAGACGGCAAATCGATTCTAAAGTCGGTTAAAATCGGTGCAACGACCAACGATTATTATGAAATAACGGACGGCCTCAAAGCAGGCGACCGGGTCGTTACAAGTGGTCAGATCAATCTACAAAACGGCACGGCTGTAGTGGCACAATAA
- a CDS encoding efflux RND transporter permease subunit, whose product MKFVETIIKRPSLIIVLFAILTIGGLFSYRFLSYELLPEFSVPMVTITTAYPGAAPSEVETEVSKKIEDAVSGLDNLDDVKANSFENASVVVVQFKPGTNIDAALEDAQREIDKMVSDLPDDAEQPSLTKISPSDQPIMQLLATSNLPTEVFYQEVEDRYLPQLQQIKGVAEIMMVGGDKREIRVNVNDDKLNYYGLSLLQVSQAINQANLDFPTGKVKNTRENMTLRLAGKFSSLDDIRKLVIATPKDGSPIRVGDVATVTDGLTEPTSISRYNGRDGIGLFIKKQSDANAVDISHSVQEKLAQIEKDNAKDNVKFAIAYDSSVFTLASVEAVTHDLILAVGLVAVVMLLFLHSFRNAFIVMVSVPASLISAFLFMFVMGYSLNLMTLLALSLVIGILVDDSIVVLENIQRHLEMGKNRWRATLDGVSEIGFAAVAITLVIVVVFVPITFVSSVIADLLRQFSLTVAFATMVSLLVSFTLTPWLTSMLAKLEHLNPKNPFQAFLLWFEKGLTALTNGYHRSLAWVLGHKLAFTGILLAIFVFTGWVMSLGIIGSEFVAQGDQGKFLLTMKLDKSASLQQNNLTARSIENYLRKKPEVESIFANVGGASTGMNSTGQGETNRTELTVQLADASERPGHKLTEQYMIDVRQELEHNFPAVEFSSSVVGMVNSGSAPIEIFLSGDDVTQNLAAAEELANRIRKTPGANDVNVSVESGNPEVRVDIDREKMAKLGLNIQTVGGTLQNAFAGNDDSKFRDGGEDYDIRVMLDAFDRKNPDDVKNINFFSPAANRSVRLAEFANVTLSNGPSLLERKNRRSSVTVTANTLGTGSGTLTSVIQADLAKNPLPAGVTVSWGGDAKNQSEGFGSLGIAMLAGLMLVYFIMVLLYDSFVYPFVVLFSVPVAVIGALLALALSSSNIGIFAMLGMLMLIGLVVKNAILIVDFANQQKAQGVPFRQAILHAGEERLRPILMTTIAMVIGMIPIATASGAGAEWKNSLAWVLIGGLSSSMVLTIYLVPMMYYLVDRIQEWFKNRFRKEKAVETLAEAAV is encoded by the coding sequence ATGAAATTCGTTGAAACGATCATAAAACGCCCCTCACTCATTATCGTACTGTTTGCGATACTGACAATTGGTGGCCTATTTTCATACCGCTTTCTGAGCTACGAACTGTTGCCCGAGTTTTCGGTGCCTATGGTAACCATCACAACGGCCTATCCGGGGGCTGCCCCATCAGAAGTGGAAACGGAAGTCAGCAAGAAAATTGAGGATGCGGTTTCGGGGCTCGATAACCTCGACGATGTGAAAGCCAATTCCTTCGAAAATGCGTCGGTCGTGGTGGTGCAATTTAAACCCGGCACCAACATTGATGCTGCGCTGGAAGACGCACAACGCGAAATCGACAAAATGGTCAGCGATCTGCCCGACGACGCCGAACAACCATCTCTGACAAAAATTTCGCCCAGCGATCAGCCCATCATGCAGTTGCTGGCCACCTCGAACCTTCCTACCGAAGTGTTTTATCAGGAAGTAGAAGACCGGTATCTACCACAGCTTCAGCAGATAAAAGGCGTAGCCGAAATTATGATGGTTGGTGGCGACAAGCGCGAAATCCGCGTTAATGTCAACGACGACAAGCTAAATTATTATGGTCTATCCTTACTTCAGGTATCGCAGGCAATCAATCAGGCCAACCTCGATTTTCCTACGGGAAAAGTGAAAAACACCCGCGAAAACATGACCCTGCGGCTGGCGGGTAAATTTTCGTCGCTGGACGATATTCGGAAACTGGTCATTGCAACACCCAAAGATGGTAGCCCCATTCGAGTGGGTGATGTAGCCACCGTAACCGATGGGTTGACGGAACCAACCAGCATCAGCCGCTACAATGGCCGGGATGGAATTGGCCTCTTCATTAAAAAACAGTCAGACGCCAACGCCGTTGACATTAGCCACTCGGTTCAGGAAAAGCTGGCCCAGATTGAGAAAGATAATGCCAAAGACAACGTTAAATTCGCCATTGCTTACGACAGCAGTGTATTTACGCTGGCATCGGTAGAAGCCGTAACGCACGACCTGATTCTGGCCGTAGGCCTGGTAGCGGTGGTTATGCTTCTGTTCCTGCATAGCTTCCGAAATGCATTCATCGTCATGGTGTCTGTACCGGCCTCGCTGATCTCGGCCTTCCTGTTCATGTTCGTGATGGGCTACTCGCTGAATCTGATGACACTACTGGCCCTTTCGCTGGTAATCGGGATTCTGGTCGACGACTCCATTGTGGTTCTCGAAAACATTCAGCGACACCTCGAAATGGGCAAAAACCGCTGGCGCGCCACGCTCGACGGTGTTAGCGAAATCGGTTTTGCGGCCGTAGCCATCACCCTTGTGATTGTGGTTGTTTTCGTACCCATCACTTTTGTTAGTTCCGTTATTGCCGATTTGCTGCGCCAGTTTTCGCTCACCGTTGCCTTCGCTACCATGGTTAGTTTGCTGGTTAGCTTTACCCTGACACCCTGGCTAACATCTATGCTGGCCAAACTGGAACATCTGAACCCAAAGAACCCTTTCCAGGCGTTCCTGCTCTGGTTCGAGAAAGGACTGACGGCACTGACAAATGGCTATCACCGGAGTCTGGCCTGGGTGCTGGGGCACAAACTGGCTTTCACCGGTATTCTGCTCGCCATTTTCGTTTTCACGGGCTGGGTAATGAGTCTGGGCATTATTGGTTCGGAGTTTGTGGCACAGGGCGATCAGGGTAAATTCCTGCTTACGATGAAGCTGGATAAGAGTGCATCGCTGCAGCAAAACAACCTGACGGCTCGCAGCATCGAAAACTACCTGCGCAAAAAGCCGGAAGTCGAGAGCATTTTCGCCAACGTTGGTGGTGCCAGCACAGGCATGAACAGCACTGGTCAGGGCGAAACCAACCGTACAGAATTAACGGTTCAACTGGCCGACGCCAGCGAACGTCCGGGCCATAAACTTACCGAGCAGTACATGATCGATGTACGGCAGGAACTCGAACATAATTTTCCGGCCGTAGAATTCAGTTCCTCGGTGGTAGGTATGGTTAATTCGGGTTCGGCACCGATCGAGATTTTCCTCAGTGGCGACGACGTAACCCAGAATCTGGCAGCCGCCGAAGAACTGGCCAACCGGATTCGGAAAACACCGGGTGCCAACGACGTGAACGTTTCGGTCGAGTCGGGCAATCCAGAAGTTCGGGTCGACATTGATCGCGAAAAAATGGCCAAGCTGGGCCTTAACATCCAGACGGTGGGCGGTACGCTGCAAAATGCCTTTGCCGGTAACGACGATTCGAAATTTCGGGATGGTGGCGAAGATTACGACATTCGGGTAATGCTCGACGCATTTGATCGGAAAAACCCCGACGACGTAAAAAATATTAACTTTTTCAGCCCAGCAGCCAACCGATCGGTTCGACTGGCCGAGTTTGCCAACGTTACGCTAAGCAATGGTCCATCGCTGCTGGAACGCAAAAACCGCCGGTCGTCAGTAACCGTAACGGCCAACACACTCGGAACGGGTTCGGGCACACTGACAAGCGTGATTCAGGCCGATCTGGCCAAAAACCCACTTCCGGCCGGTGTTACGGTTAGCTGGGGGGGCGATGCCAAAAATCAGAGCGAAGGGTTTGGTTCACTGGGTATTGCCATGCTCGCCGGGTTGATGCTCGTGTATTTCATCATGGTCCTGCTCTACGACAGCTTCGTATATCCGTTTGTGGTGCTATTCTCAGTACCTGTTGCTGTGATTGGAGCTTTACTGGCCCTGGCCCTTAGCTCATCGAACATTGGCATTTTCGCTATGTTGGGTATGCTGATGCTGATTGGTCTGGTGGTGAAAAACGCCATTCTGATCGTTGACTTTGCCAATCAGCAGAAAGCCCAGGGAGTTCCATTCCGGCAGGCCATTCTGCACGCTGGCGAAGAACGGCTCCGTCCGATTCTGATGACGACCATTGCAATGGTCATTGGTATGATTCCCATTGCTACGGCCAGCGGTGCAGGTGCCGAATGGAAAAACTCGCTGGCCTGGGTACTGATTGGGGGGCTGAGCAGTTCGATGGTACTTACCATCTATCTGGTTCCTATGATGTATTACCTTGTCGACCGCATTCAGGAATGGTTCAAAAATCGTTTCCGTAAAGAAAAAGCCGTTGAAACACTGGCCGAAGCGGCAGTGTAG
- a CDS encoding acyl carrier protein, which translates to MTLAEINNRLQEILNGMGISLTALTDQANFIRDLGLDSLDVTDLLIRVETTFGIRIPDEDWFSLQTVGQLKNYLLAEVKFD; encoded by the coding sequence ATGACACTAGCAGAGATTAACAATCGTTTACAGGAGATACTCAATGGTATGGGTATCAGCCTCACAGCCTTAACCGATCAGGCAAACTTTATCCGTGATCTTGGCCTCGATTCGCTGGACGTCACGGACCTACTAATACGGGTAGAAACTACTTTTGGTATTCGAATTCCCGACGAGGACTGGTTTTCTCTGCAAACGGTGGGTCAGCTCAAAAATTATTTGCTGGCAGAAGTAAAATTCGATTGA
- a CDS encoding lipid A deacylase LpxR family protein gives MNRLACLWLALLLCLPAQAQRNRLQLIRISEDNDGLNTQGKISDREYTNGTKIDILYTKNTKPRLLSALLIPIAASANNMYSVGLTHLMYTPTNIKQKSVIRNDRPYTAVLYATHGLTSADSVRKQRLITELGLGVLGRAALGEELQIWVHRQLGFDEPQGWRYQLPTDLLVNYLIQYEKQLFQPSAGLQALGMMSANVGTLSNNINAGLMVRAGLLGNYFTNFERPAGNRSPSYRKRQLYAFMRPTLRLLLDDSTLQGGFFTRSRAYYVLNNKLLNRSVAQLEVGAVLTRNRLGLSVSEKFISPTFKGVPSQEVGNITLFFGL, from the coding sequence ATGAATCGCTTAGCGTGCTTATGGCTGGCACTTCTTCTCTGTTTACCAGCGCAGGCGCAACGCAACAGATTGCAACTCATTCGTATCAGCGAAGACAACGATGGTCTTAATACCCAGGGAAAGATCAGCGATCGGGAATATACCAATGGCACCAAAATCGACATCCTTTACACCAAAAACACAAAACCCCGGCTCCTTAGCGCCTTGCTGATACCCATAGCCGCCAGTGCCAACAATATGTATAGCGTTGGCCTGACGCATTTGATGTATACGCCAACTAACATAAAACAGAAAAGCGTTATTAGAAATGATCGCCCCTACACGGCAGTTCTGTATGCCACGCACGGCCTGACGTCTGCCGATTCAGTCCGAAAACAACGGTTAATTACCGAACTGGGATTGGGCGTACTCGGCCGAGCCGCTTTAGGCGAAGAGCTTCAGATTTGGGTTCACCGTCAACTTGGCTTCGATGAACCTCAGGGCTGGCGCTATCAGTTACCAACCGACTTATTGGTAAACTACCTGATTCAGTACGAAAAACAGTTGTTTCAACCGTCGGCCGGGTTGCAGGCTCTGGGGATGATGAGTGCTAATGTTGGCACCCTAAGTAACAATATTAACGCCGGGCTAATGGTTAGAGCAGGACTTCTGGGCAATTATTTCACTAACTTCGAACGGCCGGCTGGCAATCGGTCACCAAGTTACCGGAAACGTCAGCTCTATGCCTTTATGCGCCCTACTCTCCGCTTATTATTGGACGATTCGACCCTACAGGGAGGCTTTTTCACCCGTAGTCGTGCCTATTATGTGCTCAATAACAAGTTGCTTAACCGGTCGGTGGCTCAGTTGGAAGTAGGTGCCGTACTGACACGCAATAGGCTTGGCCTGTCGGTTAGCGAAAAGTTCATATCACCTACCTTCAAAGGTGTGCCATCGCAGGAGGTAGGCAACATAACCCTGTTTTTCGGGCTATGA
- a CDS encoding adenylate/guanylate cyclase domain-containing protein codes for MFKHHYQRPVLTYFQQEFEQESFRRERQRAAVLALLFASGFLLYGITVPFSGLPIGEAGEYKHISIQVAVYMGGMLVYELLVWRTLGLISRRFPGSALSYFAKFGNATVEITVLTAALYMVSRSFDHPILMLLSPIAYLYFVFITLSTLRLSVVVALWTGALAGLEFYGLSLYLLEPVTTSANEFSFYMTQTFPYALKALIMLLTGAGAGYVARQIRLSIELSIERTEMNEQIRTLFGQQVSPEVVEAILAQKGALEASHRKVAILFLDIRNFTQFADTHTPDEVIAYQSAFFDTVATVIRNYGGIVNQFLGDGCMATFGAPLPLDNPAERAVEAGLAILDAVASASQNGTIEPTTVGIGIQTGDAVVGNIGTETRQQYNITGTVVIQASRIEQLNKEYNSQILVSQEVMDELSTINISPRRVGATHLKGMSKDVMLWQLA; via the coding sequence ATGTTTAAGCATCATTATCAACGGCCAGTCCTCACCTACTTTCAGCAGGAATTTGAGCAAGAAAGTTTTCGGCGCGAGCGACAACGAGCGGCCGTACTAGCCCTTCTGTTTGCCTCTGGCTTTTTGCTGTATGGTATCACCGTTCCGTTTTCAGGACTGCCCATTGGCGAAGCCGGTGAATACAAACATATTTCCATTCAGGTTGCGGTCTACATGGGCGGTATGTTGGTGTATGAACTTCTGGTCTGGCGAACCCTGGGGCTCATTAGCCGCCGGTTTCCGGGTTCAGCGCTCTCTTACTTCGCAAAATTTGGAAACGCAACGGTAGAAATCACGGTGCTTACCGCAGCCCTTTACATGGTCAGCCGGTCGTTCGACCACCCCATTCTGATGCTGCTGTCGCCCATCGCCTATCTCTATTTTGTGTTCATCACCCTGTCGACACTTCGGCTGAGTGTAGTTGTAGCACTCTGGACAGGCGCACTGGCCGGGCTCGAATTCTATGGCCTGAGTTTATACCTGCTGGAACCCGTTACGACATCGGCTAACGAGTTTAGCTTCTACATGACCCAAACGTTCCCGTATGCCCTTAAAGCACTGATTATGTTGCTGACCGGCGCGGGTGCGGGCTACGTTGCCCGGCAAATTCGACTAAGTATCGAACTGTCTATCGAGCGAACCGAAATGAACGAGCAAATCCGCACGCTGTTCGGCCAACAGGTATCGCCCGAGGTGGTAGAAGCCATTCTGGCGCAGAAAGGCGCACTTGAAGCCAGTCACCGCAAGGTCGCTATTCTGTTTCTCGACATCCGTAATTTCACCCAATTTGCCGATACACACACCCCCGATGAAGTGATTGCTTACCAAAGTGCCTTTTTCGATACGGTTGCAACGGTTATTCGGAACTATGGCGGCATTGTCAATCAGTTTCTGGGCGACGGCTGCATGGCTACCTTTGGTGCTCCGCTCCCACTCGACAACCCCGCCGAACGAGCCGTAGAAGCCGGTCTGGCCATTCTGGACGCGGTGGCAAGTGCCAGTCAGAACGGCACAATTGAACCAACAACGGTTGGCATTGGCATTCAGACGGGCGATGCTGTGGTGGGCAATATCGGTACCGAAACCCGCCAGCAATATAACATTACCGGCACTGTAGTTATCCAGGCATCGCGCATAGAACAACTCAATAAAGAATACAATTCACAGATTCTGGTTAGTCAGGAGGTGATGGACGAACTATCAACAATCAATATCAGTCCACGCCGGGTTGGAGCCACCCATCTGAAAGGCATGAGCAAAGACGTCATGCTCTGGCAATTGGCATAA
- a CDS encoding SUMF1/EgtB/PvdO family nonheme iron enzyme, producing the protein MIKRFILFFTLTSSVSFAQTINSVGIRLITLPSGSFYMGSERDGEDADEQPIHRVTISKPFLMGATEVTNAQYEAFDPSHKALRGKMGFSKADDEAVVFVNYDNAVAFCNWLSRKEGKTYRLPTEAEWEYACRARNLSDYATGGKLPAEYQKSQQTDRNPVVVSLQTGQTPANEFGLHDMHGNVEEWCSDWYGTYKAGNQTDPVGRASGLYRVTRGGSHGTPVRYLRSANRMAMIPSDKSWLVGFRVVQAEPLPTAPLPAEAPTAVMQQVLQKPFTWKPVSATKPVFLEPIRYVNKPECSSGVPFFTHNHCPAITWCANGDLLAAWFSTNQESGREMTILASRLRAGQQTWDQPSEFFNVPDRNMTGTSLLHDGQGTIYHLNGVETDGDWQNLAMTVRESHDNGATWTAPHFADPEHTKRNQVIAGLLQTREGWLIQAGDADPGPTGGTAIHISKDKGKTWVNPYTDPQKPDYKNGAMGGLIAGIHAGIVQLNDGSLLALGRKDDLPSPDGTPRMPMSISHDMGKTWTYQASEFPPVWSGQRLVLYRLNEGPLLLISFTHHPDEVNLRKKGMEFTDASGKRFTGYGMYAALSFDDGKTWPVKKLLTDGQYRYLNGGAWTGAFEMDSTHAEPKGYLAITQTPDNLIHLVSSSQHYRFNLAWLKGLND; encoded by the coding sequence GTGATCAAACGATTCATCCTCTTCTTTACCTTAACCTCATCCGTTTCATTCGCCCAGACCATCAATTCGGTTGGTATTCGACTCATAACCCTTCCGTCAGGGTCCTTCTATATGGGTTCCGAACGCGATGGCGAAGATGCCGACGAACAGCCTATTCACCGCGTAACCATCAGCAAACCCTTTCTGATGGGCGCAACAGAAGTAACCAACGCCCAATACGAAGCCTTCGACCCATCGCACAAAGCACTTCGGGGAAAGATGGGTTTCTCGAAAGCCGACGACGAAGCTGTTGTGTTCGTCAACTACGATAATGCAGTTGCGTTCTGTAACTGGCTTTCCAGAAAAGAAGGTAAGACATACCGTTTGCCCACCGAAGCCGAATGGGAATATGCCTGTCGAGCCCGCAACCTGTCCGACTACGCAACCGGAGGCAAACTCCCTGCCGAATACCAGAAAAGCCAGCAAACCGATCGTAATCCAGTGGTCGTTTCGCTACAGACAGGCCAGACACCCGCCAACGAATTTGGCCTGCACGATATGCACGGCAATGTTGAAGAATGGTGCTCCGACTGGTATGGAACCTACAAGGCAGGTAACCAAACCGATCCTGTAGGGCGCGCGAGTGGTCTGTATCGGGTAACGCGGGGCGGTAGTCATGGAACGCCCGTCCGCTACCTTCGCTCGGCCAACCGAATGGCAATGATTCCGTCCGACAAAAGCTGGCTGGTCGGGTTTCGGGTTGTTCAGGCCGAGCCTCTCCCTACAGCCCCCCTACCCGCCGAAGCCCCAACGGCAGTGATGCAGCAGGTTTTGCAGAAACCATTTACCTGGAAACCTGTTTCGGCTACGAAGCCTGTTTTTCTGGAACCGATCCGGTATGTAAACAAACCCGAATGCTCATCAGGCGTTCCGTTTTTTACCCACAACCATTGCCCGGCCATTACCTGGTGTGCCAATGGCGATCTGCTGGCCGCCTGGTTCTCCACCAATCAGGAGTCGGGCCGCGAAATGACCATTCTGGCGAGTCGATTGCGGGCCGGTCAGCAGACCTGGGACCAACCGTCAGAGTTTTTCAACGTGCCCGACCGCAACATGACCGGCACGTCGCTCCTGCACGATGGCCAAGGAACCATCTATCATCTGAACGGGGTAGAAACCGACGGCGACTGGCAGAACCTGGCCATGACCGTTCGCGAAAGCCACGACAATGGTGCCACCTGGACAGCCCCGCACTTTGCCGATCCCGAGCATACTAAACGCAATCAGGTTATTGCAGGGCTGTTGCAAACCCGTGAAGGCTGGCTCATTCAGGCAGGTGACGCCGATCCGGGGCCAACGGGCGGAACGGCCATTCATATTAGTAAAGACAAAGGTAAAACCTGGGTTAATCCCTACACCGATCCGCAAAAACCAGACTACAAAAACGGTGCTATGGGCGGTCTGATTGCCGGAATCCATGCTGGAATCGTGCAATTGAATGATGGCAGCCTGCTGGCGCTTGGCCGTAAGGACGATCTGCCTAGCCCCGACGGAACCCCTCGTATGCCCATGAGTATTTCGCACGATATGGGAAAAACCTGGACCTATCAGGCATCTGAATTTCCGCCCGTGTGGAGCGGCCAGCGGCTGGTTCTGTATCGGCTCAACGAAGGCCCTTTGCTCCTGATTTCGTTTACACACCATCCCGACGAAGTTAACCTTCGCAAAAAAGGTATGGAATTTACGGATGCATCGGGGAAACGATTCACCGGCTATGGCATGTATGCAGCTCTATCGTTCGACGATGGCAAAACCTGGCCAGTCAAGAAACTGCTAACCGATGGCCAGTATCGGTATCTGAACGGTGGTGCCTGGACCGGAGCGTTCGAAATGGATTCAACTCATGCCGAACCCAAAGGCTATCTGGCCATCACGCAAACACCCGACAACCTGATTCACCTCGTCAGCAGCAGTCAGCACTACCGGTTTAACCTCGCCTGGCTGAAAGGATTGAATGATTGA